From one Gracilibacillus salinarum genomic stretch:
- the prli42 gene encoding stressosome-associated protein Prli42 translates to MASKREKRTKIIVYIMIVAMILSTFTAGLAMFIN, encoded by the coding sequence ATGGCTTCAAAACGTGAAAAAAGAACAAAAATTATCGTATATATAATGATTGTGGCTATGATTTTATCTACTTTTACTGCTGGATTAGCAATGTTTATTAATTAA
- a CDS encoding BrxA/BrxB family bacilliredoxin, with protein sequence MYMDFNLFMGDIVESARNEITQAGYDELKTPEEVQEALSKKGTTLVMVNSTCGCAGGVARPAAASAVHYDKRPDQLVTVFAGQDREATELARQYFEGYQPSSPSFALLKDGQIIKMVERHEIEGHSPVEVVNKLQGLFEQHCEEV encoded by the coding sequence ATATATATGGATTTTAATTTGTTTATGGGTGACATCGTCGAATCTGCACGTAATGAAATAACGCAAGCGGGTTACGATGAACTTAAGACACCAGAAGAAGTACAGGAAGCTTTAAGTAAAAAAGGTACAACATTAGTAATGGTAAATTCTACTTGTGGTTGTGCCGGAGGAGTAGCACGACCTGCAGCGGCAAGTGCAGTACATTACGATAAGAGACCGGATCAATTAGTAACGGTTTTTGCAGGTCAGGATCGAGAAGCAACGGAATTGGCTCGACAATATTTTGAAGGATATCAGCCTTCATCACCATCGTTTGCGTTGTTGAAAGATGGTCAAATTATTAAAATGGTGGAACGACATGAAATTGAAGGACACAGTCCAGTAGAGGTTGTCAATAAACTTCAAGGCTTGTTCGAGCAACATTGTGAGGAAGTATAA